A window of Acinetobacter sp. TR3 contains these coding sequences:
- the fumC gene encoding class II fumarate hydratase, whose amino-acid sequence MQMRIEHDTMGEIEVPNEALWGAQTQRSLQNFKIGQERLPRAMIRAMGLVKKAAAITNAELKQLPEDLSQYIVDAAEEVIAGQWDSQFPLVVWQTGSGTQSNMNCNEVIANIANQKLGQVLGAQKPVHPNDHVNRAQSTNDSFPTAIHVAASIQINELLIPAVAELKATLQRKSEEFNDIVKIGRTHLQDATPLTLGQEFSGYVSQLEHGLKRLDQALEGLYELPLGGTAVGTGLNAHPDYAVKAAEQLAELTGLPFVTAPNKFEALAGRDAAVFASGALKTLAASLNKIANDIRWLASGPRCGFGEIRIPENEPGSSIMPGKVNPTQSEAMTMVVAQVLGNDTTINVAGASGNFELNVFMPVIAYNLLQSIQLLGDACNSFNDHCAVGIEPNREKIDYFLHNSLMLVTALNPVIGYENSAKVAKTAYKENKTLKQVAIELGLVTAEQFDEVVRPENMVSPNSK is encoded by the coding sequence ATGCAAATGCGAATTGAACACGATACGATGGGTGAAATTGAGGTTCCTAATGAAGCCTTGTGGGGTGCGCAAACGCAGAGAAGTTTACAGAACTTTAAAATCGGTCAAGAACGTTTACCGCGTGCCATGATCCGAGCAATGGGTTTGGTGAAAAAAGCGGCTGCAATAACCAATGCTGAGTTAAAACAACTACCTGAAGATTTAAGTCAATATATCGTTGATGCTGCTGAAGAAGTGATTGCTGGTCAATGGGACTCACAATTTCCATTGGTGGTTTGGCAAACGGGTTCGGGTACGCAAAGTAATATGAACTGCAATGAAGTGATTGCAAATATTGCCAATCAAAAGTTAGGGCAAGTATTAGGTGCACAAAAACCTGTTCATCCAAATGATCATGTCAATCGCGCCCAATCGACCAATGATTCTTTCCCAACCGCAATCCATGTGGCTGCAAGTATTCAAATCAATGAATTACTGATCCCTGCGGTTGCAGAGTTAAAAGCAACTTTACAGCGCAAATCTGAAGAATTTAACGATATTGTCAAAATCGGACGTACCCATTTACAGGATGCAACGCCTCTGACTTTGGGGCAAGAATTTAGTGGTTATGTGTCACAACTTGAGCATGGCCTAAAACGTTTAGATCAAGCGCTTGAGGGTTTATATGAGTTACCATTAGGTGGTACGGCAGTGGGCACGGGATTAAATGCACATCCTGATTATGCTGTGAAAGCAGCTGAACAATTGGCTGAACTTACAGGTTTACCATTTGTGACTGCACCGAATAAGTTTGAAGCTTTGGCAGGGCGAGACGCAGCAGTATTTGCTTCAGGCGCTTTAAAAACATTGGCTGCAAGCTTAAATAAGATTGCCAATGATATTCGATGGTTAGCGAGTGGTCCTCGTTGTGGTTTTGGTGAGATTCGTATTCCAGAAAATGAACCTGGTTCAAGTATCATGCCTGGTAAAGTCAATCCTACACAAAGTGAAGCGATGACCATGGTTGTTGCTCAGGTTCTAGGTAATGACACTACCATCAATGTGGCGGGTGCATCAGGTAACTTTGAGCTGAATGTATTTATGCCAGTGATTGCTTATAACTTATTGCAATCTATTCAGTTATTAGGAGATGCTTGTAATAGCTTTAATGATCATTGTGCGGTAGGTATTGAGCCAAATCGTGAGAAGATTGATTATTTCTTGCATAACTCTTTAATGTTAGTCACTGCACTCAATCCTGTGATTGGTTACGAAAATTCTGCCAAAGTTGCCAAAACCGCTTATAAGGAAAATAAAACCTTAAAACAAGTTGCTATTGAATTAGGTCTAGTCACAGCAGAGCAGTTCGATGAAGTGGTTAGACCTGAAAATATGGTTTCTCCGAATAGTAAGTAA
- the galE gene encoding UDP-glucose 4-epimerase GalE — MILVTGGLGFIGSHIALSLLARGQEIVIVDNLANSTLQTLERLEYISGMYIPFVKVDVRNTPALNKVFEQYSIDTVIHTASFKSLEESVLKPLEYYNDNVSSIMSLLRAMQRMGVRELINISSLAVYGQSNPSLVEETELNYRYPNPYIRSQQMVEDIIADTYKVDHEWKIINLRFSNIVGAFEHGVLGEYVTQLPKNIVPLALQVAAMQRDCIELQNQAETEDGTVERSFLHVLDACDAVLIALNWLKTQTSCLEAFNIAHHQLTSIQNLIDEVARVTQTEIQVQPAVYQNQELAQLGANIDKAKKILNWVPKRSLSQMIEDEWRFYLNTLKGN, encoded by the coding sequence ATGATTTTGGTGACAGGTGGTTTAGGCTTTATCGGTTCACATATTGCTTTGAGTTTATTAGCACGTGGGCAAGAAATTGTTATTGTTGATAATTTGGCCAATTCGACTTTACAAACCTTGGAACGCTTAGAATACATCTCAGGAATGTATATTCCATTTGTTAAAGTAGATGTGAGAAATACGCCAGCCTTAAATAAAGTATTTGAACAATATTCAATTGATACGGTTATTCATACAGCCAGTTTTAAATCGCTTGAAGAATCTGTTTTAAAGCCACTGGAATACTACAACGATAATGTCAGCAGTATTATGAGCTTATTGAGAGCAATGCAGCGGATGGGGGTTAGAGAGTTAATCAATATTTCTAGTTTGGCCGTATATGGGCAATCTAATCCAAGTCTGGTTGAAGAAACTGAGTTGAATTATCGCTACCCAAATCCATACATTCGATCTCAGCAAATGGTTGAGGATATTATTGCAGATACCTATAAAGTCGATCATGAATGGAAAATTATCAATCTCAGGTTCTCCAATATTGTTGGTGCTTTTGAACATGGAGTTTTAGGGGAATACGTAACTCAACTCCCTAAAAATATTGTGCCTTTAGCTTTACAAGTTGCAGCGATGCAGCGAGATTGTATCGAATTGCAGAATCAAGCAGAGACAGAAGATGGAACGGTTGAAAGAAGCTTTTTACATGTTTTGGATGCTTGTGATGCAGTTTTGATCGCATTAAATTGGTTAAAAACACAAACAAGTTGTTTGGAAGCATTCAATATTGCACATCATCAACTCACATCTATACAAAATTTAATTGATGAAGTTGCGAGAGTTACTCAGACCGAAATTCAAGTGCAACCTGCTGTATATCAAAACCAAGAGTTAGCGCAATTGGGTGCAAATATTGATAAAGCAAAAAAAATATTAAATTGGGTTCCTAAACGTTCTCTATCACAAATGATTGAAGACGAATGGCGCTTTTATCTGAATACTTTGAAAGGTAATTAA
- the tusD gene encoding sulfurtransferase complex subunit TusD, translating into MSTLLLITSAPTSIMAWHAFGLAQALGNKSEDFRVFFYQDGVQVANDLQWFPDDQRNLKQEWQKLGIRLPVCVSAALARGITDASNAQRHSLQQHNLAQGFELVGLGELADAVQSCSRLIQF; encoded by the coding sequence ATGAGTACACTACTGTTAATAACTTCTGCACCTACTTCAATTATGGCTTGGCATGCTTTTGGTTTAGCTCAAGCATTAGGAAATAAGTCCGAAGATTTTCGTGTCTTCTTTTACCAAGATGGTGTTCAGGTTGCGAATGATTTACAGTGGTTTCCTGATGATCAACGCAATCTAAAACAAGAATGGCAAAAGCTTGGCATTCGACTCCCTGTCTGTGTCAGTGCTGCCCTTGCTCGGGGAATCACTGATGCAAGCAATGCCCAACGTCATTCACTTCAACAACACAATTTAGCGCAAGGTTTTGAGCTAGTTGGGCTTGGAGAGCTAGCTGATGCTGTGCAAAGCTGTTCTCGTTTAATTCAATTTTAG
- a CDS encoding TusE/DsrC/DsvC family sulfur relay protein has product MQLELDQDGHLVDYTIWNPEVAQQLAQSLDLELTAWHFEILHAVRQFYQQFGHSPATRPLIKFLMKTVSAEINNAELQQRFNTGLVARHLSRLAGVPKPANCL; this is encoded by the coding sequence ATGCAATTAGAGTTAGATCAAGACGGTCATTTGGTCGATTATACAATTTGGAATCCTGAAGTTGCCCAGCAACTTGCTCAATCTCTTGATCTAGAACTGACCGCTTGGCATTTCGAAATTCTCCACGCCGTACGTCAATTTTATCAACAATTTGGACATTCCCCAGCAACTCGTCCACTGATTAAATTTTTGATGAAGACGGTTAGTGCTGAAATCAATAATGCTGAATTACAGCAAAGATTTAACACAGGTTTAGTAGCACGTCATCTAAGTCGTTTAGCTGGTGTTCCCAAACCTGCCAATTGTTTATAA
- a CDS encoding DMT family transporter: MKVANQGWLNGLIGVIIFAGSLPATRVAVMDFSPTFLTAARAAIAGLLGLFLLLLLKQQFPVKKDWLALSYVAIGVVIGFPLFTALALQYVSAAHTIVFVGLLPLSTAIFGVLRGGERPNVNFWLFAILGALIIFTYMIIQSDTWRFGYGDIFMLLAILLCGFGYAEGGKLSKRLGGWQVICWALLITLPVMLLISYLYMPADFAQISNAAKLGLAYVSLFSMLIGFFFWYKGLAQGGIAAVGQLQLLQPIFGLMIAAVLLHEQVSVAMFAVTIAVIACVACAKKFA; this comes from the coding sequence ATGAAAGTTGCGAATCAGGGTTGGTTAAATGGACTAATCGGCGTGATTATTTTTGCGGGTTCTTTGCCGGCAACACGTGTCGCCGTCATGGATTTCAGTCCTACTTTTTTAACTGCTGCTCGGGCTGCAATTGCTGGTTTATTAGGTTTATTCTTACTTTTGCTATTAAAACAACAGTTTCCTGTTAAAAAGGATTGGCTTGCATTATCTTATGTGGCAATCGGTGTGGTGATAGGATTTCCGTTATTTACTGCGCTCGCTTTGCAATATGTGAGTGCTGCACATACGATTGTTTTTGTTGGTTTACTTCCTTTATCGACTGCTATTTTTGGTGTATTACGGGGTGGAGAAAGGCCAAATGTAAATTTTTGGTTATTTGCCATTTTAGGTGCTTTGATCATTTTTACTTACATGATCATTCAAAGTGATACATGGCGATTTGGCTATGGCGATATTTTTATGTTACTTGCAATCTTACTGTGTGGCTTTGGTTATGCTGAGGGTGGAAAATTATCAAAGCGCTTAGGAGGATGGCAGGTTATTTGTTGGGCGCTGTTAATAACTTTGCCAGTTATGCTGTTGATTTCATATCTCTACATGCCTGCGGACTTCGCGCAGATTTCAAATGCTGCGAAATTGGGGTTAGCTTATGTTTCTCTATTTAGCATGTTGATAGGTTTCTTTTTTTGGTACAAAGGTTTAGCACAAGGAGGTATCGCAGCAGTAGGACAATTACAATTATTGCAACCCATATTTGGACTAATGATTGCAGCTGTTTTGCTTCACGAGCAAGTAAGTGTTGCGATGTTTGCTGTTACCATCGCTGTGATAGCCTGTGTTGCATGCGCCAAAAAATTTGCATAA
- a CDS encoding aminotransferase-like domain-containing protein codes for MKITKIDLVIQHINQQINNRSLMPGSRLPSVRALARQLNLSISTIVEGYERLVAKGIIEAKTGSGFFVAGPLVPLSISEIHPKIDRNIDPLWISRQALEAKADVLKPGCGWLPNEWMPHEHIRKAIRKVSKTNSNILTDYSTPLGLPALRELLARRMQSKGIEGIANQILLTDSGTQAIDLICRYFLKPNDVVLVDDPCYFNFHALLKVHQVQIIGIPYTKNGPDLAAFATAIQDFNPRLYITNSGIHNPTGAVLNAATAYQVLKLVEHSNLIVIEDDIFADLELHTASRLAALDGLSRVIHIGSFSKTLSGSVRTGYIATKPEWIEDLTDIKIATSFGGNQLSAEILYAALTDGNYRKYLEELKINLAKAMDLTIKKLEKLNITPWFKPQAGLFLWCELPKHLDIASIAQTCLENGVILAPGNAFSQSQNFKNFIRFNVAQCSNSKVFAVLSHAIQQEQERQH; via the coding sequence ATGAAAATAACAAAAATTGATTTAGTCATACAGCACATTAATCAACAAATCAACAATCGTTCATTAATGCCTGGTTCTCGACTACCTTCCGTTCGTGCGTTAGCGAGACAATTAAACTTATCTATTTCAACCATTGTCGAAGGCTACGAACGTCTTGTGGCAAAAGGTATAATTGAAGCAAAAACAGGTTCAGGCTTCTTTGTAGCTGGGCCACTTGTACCTCTATCGATTTCTGAAATTCACCCTAAAATCGATCGAAATATTGACCCTTTGTGGATATCAAGACAAGCTTTAGAAGCAAAAGCTGATGTACTAAAGCCTGGCTGTGGCTGGCTACCCAATGAGTGGATGCCACATGAGCATATTCGTAAGGCAATCCGTAAAGTTTCTAAAACCAATTCAAATATTCTGACAGATTACTCCACCCCACTTGGGCTTCCTGCCTTACGTGAATTGTTAGCTCGTAGAATGCAAAGCAAAGGAATTGAAGGGATTGCAAATCAGATTTTATTGACTGATTCTGGTACGCAAGCGATTGATCTGATATGCCGTTATTTTTTAAAACCAAATGATGTGGTATTGGTGGATGACCCTTGCTATTTTAACTTCCATGCCCTGCTAAAAGTTCATCAAGTTCAAATCATTGGCATTCCCTATACCAAAAATGGACCTGACTTAGCCGCATTTGCAACTGCTATTCAAGACTTCAACCCAAGGCTATACATTACTAACTCTGGAATTCATAATCCAACTGGTGCTGTATTAAATGCAGCAACAGCTTATCAAGTTCTCAAACTGGTAGAACATTCAAATTTGATTGTCATTGAAGATGATATTTTTGCAGATTTAGAATTACACACTGCTTCACGACTTGCCGCACTTGATGGTTTATCACGAGTAATTCATATTGGGAGTTTTTCTAAAACCCTATCAGGTTCAGTCCGTACAGGCTATATTGCCACTAAACCAGAATGGATTGAAGATTTAACAGATATCAAGATTGCAACAAGTTTTGGCGGTAATCAATTGTCTGCTGAAATTCTGTATGCAGCATTAACGGATGGGAATTATCGTAAGTATTTAGAAGAACTAAAAATCAACTTAGCAAAAGCAATGGATTTAACCATCAAAAAATTAGAGAAACTAAATATAACACCTTGGTTTAAGCCACAAGCAGGATTATTTTTATGGTGTGAACTACCTAAACATTTAGATATTGCGTCTATTGCACAAACTTGTTTGGAAAATGGTGTGATTTTAGCGCCGGGGAATGCATTCAGCCAAAGTCAAAATTTTAAGAATTTTATCCGTTTTAATGTCGCACAATGCAGCAACTCGAAGGTTTTTGCCGTTCTATCTCATGCTATTCAACAAGAGCAAGAACGGCAGCATTGA
- a CDS encoding winged helix-turn-helix transcriptional regulator: protein MKWEEIGDQPCSVARTLSVLGDRWTMLILRNAFMGIRRFDDFQRSLGLTRHVLSERLKRLVEHGILTKVPYVERQERFEYQLTDKGLDLYPLILAMVQWADKWMDMGLGKPIEFTHKGCGKKMNPRVVCSECDEPLNVKDVRVSAGPGYFAFIEQKQKTA, encoded by the coding sequence ATGAAATGGGAAGAAATTGGCGATCAGCCATGTTCAGTTGCGAGAACGCTTTCTGTACTCGGTGATCGTTGGACAATGCTAATTTTACGTAACGCTTTCATGGGAATACGTCGTTTTGATGACTTCCAACGTAGTTTGGGATTGACCCGCCACGTACTTTCAGAGCGTCTTAAGCGTTTAGTCGAGCATGGTATTTTAACCAAAGTACCTTATGTAGAACGTCAAGAACGGTTTGAATACCAACTTACTGATAAAGGTTTGGATCTTTATCCTCTTATTTTAGCGATGGTGCAGTGGGCTGATAAGTGGATGGATATGGGACTTGGAAAACCGATTGAGTTTACACACAAAGGTTGTGGTAAGAAAATGAATCCAAGGGTGGTTTGCTCAGAATGTGATGAACCGCTGAATGTAAAAGATGTCCGTGTATCAGCTGGTCCAGGATATTTTGCTTTTATTGAACAAAAACAAAAAACTGCATAA
- a CDS encoding molybdopterin molybdotransferase MoeA, giving the protein MSGCGAEKGLISIDEALELIRTQPKTLTTEVLALAQGLNRYLAKAIYSEVNLPSFSQSAVDGYAINSSLTQLQDVCFDVIGEIKAGSQLEYQLLDGQAIRIFTGGKIPEGTTHVARQEIIQVESDKIRLLEQIKPHADIRFTGEEVQQGQQLADVGQNINIGALAALSMAGVQTVEVFQQPKIAVVITGDEVAEHPEDLHAGKVFDANGPLLKAWFKDYGIDVEILHIADEAEQVTACFERLKHTYDVIITTGGVSVGDYDFVRPCAFEAGFEQIFWKVKQKPGKPLFFAKYENPDHHCYLLGLPGNPAAVYVCMQIYGSALLDTLQNQREPMQWFSGVLTHGLKSDARERFLRMHAYFDQGQLKLQSLAKQQSHMLSNLMHANCLVRIPANIQLDAGQELSGVFINR; this is encoded by the coding sequence ATGTCAGGATGTGGTGCTGAAAAGGGTTTAATCAGTATCGATGAGGCACTTGAACTCATTCGAACCCAGCCCAAAACATTGACGACTGAGGTCTTGGCTTTAGCCCAAGGTTTGAATCGTTATCTCGCTAAAGCAATCTATTCCGAGGTCAATCTACCTAGCTTTTCTCAAAGTGCGGTAGATGGTTATGCGATTAATAGTTCACTTACACAGCTTCAAGATGTTTGTTTTGATGTAATTGGTGAGATTAAAGCGGGTAGTCAACTCGAATATCAATTGCTTGATGGGCAAGCCATTCGTATTTTTACAGGTGGCAAAATTCCTGAAGGCACCACACATGTTGCTCGACAAGAGATCATTCAGGTTGAGTCTGACAAAATTCGATTGCTTGAACAGATCAAGCCACATGCTGATATTCGATTTACAGGCGAAGAAGTACAACAAGGTCAACAGCTTGCGGACGTTGGTCAGAATATCAATATCGGTGCACTTGCTGCTTTAAGTATGGCAGGTGTGCAAACTGTCGAGGTATTTCAACAGCCTAAGATTGCTGTGGTTATTACAGGTGATGAGGTTGCTGAGCACCCTGAAGATTTACACGCTGGTAAAGTTTTTGATGCCAATGGGCCGTTACTGAAAGCTTGGTTCAAAGATTATGGCATAGATGTTGAAATCCTACATATTGCAGATGAAGCTGAACAGGTCACGGCATGCTTTGAGCGATTAAAGCATACATACGATGTGATTATTACGACTGGCGGCGTTTCAGTGGGTGATTATGACTTCGTTCGTCCATGTGCTTTTGAGGCTGGATTTGAACAGATATTTTGGAAAGTCAAACAAAAACCGGGTAAGCCATTATTTTTTGCAAAATATGAAAATCCTGACCATCATTGCTATTTATTAGGTTTACCGGGTAATCCAGCGGCGGTTTATGTGTGTATGCAGATTTATGGCAGCGCTTTATTAGATACTTTGCAAAATCAACGTGAGCCTATGCAATGGTTTAGTGGAGTACTCACCCATGGACTGAAATCTGATGCACGTGAGCGATTTTTAAGAATGCATGCTTATTTTGATCAGGGACAGCTCAAGTTACAAAGCCTTGCGAAACAACAATCACATATGTTGAGTAATTTAATGCATGCCAATTGTTTAGTGCGTATTCCTGCAAATATTCAGTTAGATGCTGGACAAGAACTTTCAGGTGTTTTTATTAATCGCTAA
- the moaCB gene encoding bifunctional molybdenum cofactor biosynthesis protein MoaC/MoaB encodes MKNVGMKPESYRVAEAQAILYAPPHCIQLLRDGNTEKGDALKTARIAGILAAKRTDELIPLCHPLPIYRADVEYDLQHDHVVILTTVETIGPTGVEMEALTAASLAGLTIYDMLKPHCEPDELCLDQCKLLKKKGGKSHFKRTLRQPVSAAVIVLSDTVAAGRKPDTAGKSVVETLTEAGFDPIHYQILPDESDQLKELVLELTKSYACIMTVGGTGIGKRDITVDTLEPLLERKLDGLMEAARAFGQKRTPYAAMSRGVAGFIDRSLVVTLPGSRGGASESMAAILPALVHIFDVCRDLPHPGGYE; translated from the coding sequence ATGAAAAATGTTGGGATGAAACCCGAAAGTTATCGTGTTGCAGAAGCACAAGCGATTTTGTACGCACCACCACATTGTATTCAGCTATTGCGTGATGGAAATACCGAAAAAGGTGATGCCTTAAAAACGGCACGTATTGCAGGTATTTTGGCAGCAAAACGCACAGATGAACTGATTCCACTTTGTCATCCTTTACCGATTTATCGTGCTGATGTTGAATATGATTTACAACATGATCATGTTGTGATTCTGACGACTGTTGAAACCATTGGGCCTACAGGGGTTGAGATGGAAGCCTTGACTGCTGCGAGTTTGGCAGGGTTAACCATTTATGACATGTTGAAGCCGCATTGTGAACCTGATGAATTATGTTTAGACCAATGTAAATTGCTTAAGAAAAAAGGGGGTAAGTCCCATTTTAAAAGGACTCTTCGTCAGCCTGTTTCAGCGGCAGTGATTGTACTCTCGGATACCGTTGCAGCAGGACGTAAACCTGATACCGCAGGGAAATCAGTGGTTGAGACCTTAACTGAAGCAGGTTTTGATCCAATTCATTATCAAATTTTGCCAGATGAATCAGATCAATTGAAAGAATTGGTACTAGAATTGACAAAGTCTTATGCATGTATCATGACTGTTGGTGGTACAGGTATTGGTAAACGAGATATTACAGTAGATACGCTTGAGCCACTTCTAGAACGAAAACTCGATGGTTTAATGGAAGCAGCACGTGCTTTTGGTCAAAAACGCACACCGTATGCTGCGATGTCTCGTGGTGTAGCAGGTTTTATTGATCGTTCCTTAGTGGTAACGCTGCCGGGTAGCCGTGGTGGTGCGAGTGAATCAATGGCAGCTATTCTGCCAGCTCTGGTTCATATTTTTGATGTTTGCCGAGATTTACCACATCCGGGGGGATATGAATAA
- a CDS encoding molybdenum cofactor biosynthesis protein MoaE, whose protein sequence is MREFARVQDQALSLDCFDPIQSFPECGGIDIFIGTVRNHHEGKAVKALKYTSYTPVAEKMIREIEQEIKDKYQVSYVRVMHRIGYLDVSETAIIAIAYAAHRREAFQACEEAVERVKHEVPIWKEEFFMDGTSQYVEGCCIRKDAETEIHVHKHEHHHHNEHENCAHEHTHE, encoded by the coding sequence ATGCGTGAATTTGCGAGAGTTCAAGATCAGGCTTTAAGCCTAGATTGTTTTGATCCGATACAATCTTTTCCTGAATGCGGTGGTATTGATATTTTTATTGGTACAGTCCGCAATCATCATGAAGGCAAAGCGGTGAAGGCTTTAAAATACACCTCGTATACGCCTGTTGCTGAAAAAATGATTCGTGAAATCGAACAGGAAATTAAAGATAAGTATCAAGTCTCTTATGTGCGTGTGATGCATCGAATTGGATATTTAGATGTCAGTGAAACGGCGATTATTGCAATTGCGTATGCTGCCCACCGCCGTGAAGCTTTTCAAGCCTGTGAAGAAGCCGTTGAGCGTGTAAAACATGAAGTACCAATTTGGAAAGAAGAGTTCTTTATGGATGGTACCAGTCAATATGTAGAAGGTTGCTGTATTCGTAAAGATGCCGAAACTGAAATTCATGTCCATAAACATGAGCATCACCATCACAACGAACATGAAAATTGTGCACATGAGCATACACACGAATAA
- a CDS encoding MoaD/ThiS family protein, whose amino-acid sequence MQTIDIKIEAFGAIERLLPKELAFEFAENQTVEEVLSHIVMLYPEATKAMDKCACAIGEDIVLRQTALNTSCTLVLLSPVAGG is encoded by the coding sequence ATGCAAACTATTGACATAAAAATAGAAGCTTTTGGTGCTATTGAACGGTTATTGCCAAAAGAGCTTGCATTTGAGTTTGCAGAAAATCAAACGGTTGAAGAAGTACTAAGTCACATTGTGATGCTTTACCCAGAAGCAACAAAAGCGATGGATAAATGTGCGTGTGCGATAGGTGAAGATATTGTGCTACGTCAAACAGCATTAAATACTTCATGTACTTTGGTATTGTTATCACCTGTCGCTGGAGGATAA
- the moaA gene encoding GTP 3',8-cyclase MoaA, with protein MMKHDISTNIPILQDQYGRIKRKLRISVTDRCNFKCTYCMPEHPEWMKKQDLLSFEALLVFCQYMVRQGIENIRITGGEPLMRQGVVHFIRDLQNLRVLGLKRISITTNAHYLAKYAESLKQAGLDDLNISLDSLDPDQFKQLTKKELTPVLNGIEAAKKAGLAFKINCVLMKGQNDDQILPMVKWAKQHNIPLRFIEFMPLDGDQHWTDQTVVSEAEILEKLQPFYQIQVLQQQHEPARQYQLDGQYCIGIISTITHSFCSDCDRIRLTAQGELYNCLFAQQGLNIKPYLQAVIKQKQLAQEINYEELDQQIKPYIWHKAKGYHAIKHQQVRKISMHMLGG; from the coding sequence ATGATGAAGCATGATATATCTACGAACATTCCGATCTTGCAAGATCAGTATGGTCGTATTAAACGTAAGTTACGGATTTCCGTGACAGATCGTTGCAATTTCAAATGCACCTATTGTATGCCTGAACATCCAGAATGGATGAAAAAACAAGATTTACTCAGTTTTGAAGCGTTGCTGGTATTTTGCCAATATATGGTGAGGCAAGGGATTGAAAATATTCGTATTACTGGGGGCGAACCTTTAATGCGTCAGGGTGTTGTTCATTTTATTCGTGACTTGCAGAACTTACGAGTTTTGGGCTTAAAACGAATCTCGATCACTACCAATGCACATTATTTGGCTAAATATGCGGAGTCCCTAAAACAAGCTGGATTAGATGATCTTAATATCAGCCTAGATAGTTTAGACCCAGATCAATTCAAGCAACTGACTAAAAAAGAACTCACTCCCGTATTAAATGGGATAGAGGCGGCAAAAAAAGCTGGGCTTGCTTTCAAAATCAATTGTGTGTTGATGAAAGGTCAAAATGATGATCAGATTCTGCCAATGGTAAAGTGGGCGAAGCAACATAACATTCCATTACGTTTTATTGAATTTATGCCTCTAGATGGCGATCAGCATTGGACAGATCAGACAGTTGTGAGTGAAGCTGAAATTTTAGAGAAACTTCAGCCTTTTTATCAGATTCAAGTTTTGCAACAGCAGCATGAGCCCGCACGTCAGTATCAGTTAGACGGGCAATATTGTATTGGTATTATTTCTACGATAACTCATTCATTTTGCAGTGATTGTGATCGAATTCGATTAACAGCACAAGGTGAATTATATAATTGTTTATTTGCACAACAGGGGCTGAATATAAAGCCGTATTTACAAGCTGTGATTAAACAGAAACAACTAGCTCAAGAGATCAATTATGAAGAGCTTGATCAGCAAATTAAACCTTATATTTGGCACAAAGCGAAAGGTTATCATGCGATAAAACACCAACAAGTACGCAAAATTAGTATGCATATGTTGGGTGGTTAG